CTCATTTCTATTTTCCACTCAAAAtagtcattcttttttaaatggattaaaaaaagtaggacaaataaattaaagggtatttttgtcacTAATTACTTCAATTCTTGCATTTCTAATACACATTTTCTTATTTCACATAAAATACTCTTTACTGTTTTCCactcaaaataagtgaatttctacctttttttttctttgatctAAAATATTcaactatttttcaaatttcaccaCAAACAATTGTTAAAGTAAAAGGGTATTATTTCCAAGTTACCTTTTGAATAGtgtaattaattttttgatatgTCACATTccaaaaattcacttattttaaacTCGAGAAAGTAGTACAATACATAAATTTCAGTAACGCATGTATTATTTACAACCGCTAACCCAACACCGCATAAGTCATGTGTGATAATTATAATCAATATTAGGGCTGCATATCGAGCGAATTGAGTGGATAATTTCACTTAATGATTTAGCCCATCGAATATCGATTTTTAAATTTACTAATCCGCTAACCAATTtataagatatcggttggtTCAATAACGGATTATCAATTATCGGATGGTTATTGGGCGGTGTATCGAATAACTTATAAGAAGTTCATAGACTATTTGACAACGAGAAAGAACTTAAGTTGACATTGAAAAGATGGAGTTAATTGAAGAGAAGATATAACATACAGGCAAAAGTCAAGGATAGATTGACTTCAACTTGGTGACTCATATTTTTATACAACCAAAGCAAAAGACTCATGTCAATTGgctaaagactgaaaaataagtGTAAGTATATGATAATTCTTAACTGGTTAACAGTTTATCCGataagaaaatttaataattGGCCCCACACCAATaagccgttaattataaaattttaatccgTTCCTCAACCGTTTATTTGATAATCTAATACCAATAAGCTAATTTTGCGGTTGACTTATTAGTTACGGATCAATTTTTAACACCCTGATTAATATGCATGTTTCGTGAAATTAGTTCAGACATTCAAGTTAGCTCGAAGACCATTATTACAATCCTCTTTATTAGGATAGTACTTTGTACTAATTAAGATGATAATCTACCTATAGTAGGCTGTCTGctctttttaattttcttggatagtAAGTATCTTGACTAGTTTAAAATAGTGCTAgactttgttttcttttcttctttttcatacacaaaattattttcatcatataaaAAATGTCAAGAATTGTAGCTCAAAATGTATCACCAGTAAGAGATTGTGTACCTCTTTATGATCGGAGAGAGATGGTTGAAATGTCGTCGCCGACGTTTGCTCAATTGTTGAACAATGTCACCGGAGATGAAGCTGAAACTCCAGTTCACCAAGTTCTGACTATGGATCCGCCGCATCTGCTACCGCCGCAGCAATCAATTCCATTTATATTGTCATTCAGTAACCTGACATACAGCGTGAGAGTCCGccggaaaaatatttttccggCAATGTCCGGTCGCCGGACAGATGAAGCGCCGGTCATGAGAACGAAGGTGCTTTTGAATGATATATCAGGGGAGGCGCGTCACGGAGAGCTACTCGCAGTGCTCGGCGCGTCTGGTTCGGGGAAATCGACTCTGATTGATGCGTTAGCTAATCGAATTGCGAAGGAGAGCTTGAAAGGGGAGATAAAATTGAACGGAGAGCCATTGCATTCGAAGTTGCTGAAAGTGATATCGGCGTACGTGATGCAGGATGATCTCCTTTATCCGATGCTTACAGTGGAAGAAACACTAATGTTTTCAGCAGAGTTTCGGCTTCCACGAACTCTGTCGAAATCGAAGAAGAAAGCTAGAGTTCACGCTTTAATCGATCAATTAGGACTCCGAAATGCTGCCAAAACTATAATCGGAGATGAAGGACACCGTGGAGTCTCCGGCGGTGAAAGAAGGAGAGTTTCAATTGGAATTGATATCATCCATGACCCGATCATCTTATTTCTTGATGAACCTACATCTGGTCTCGATTCCACTAGTGCTTACATGGTGATTAAAGTTCTTCAACGAATCGCACAGAGTGGAAGTATTGTGATAATGTCAATTCATCAGCCAAGTTATCGAATTCTCGGTTTACTTGATCGATTGATTTTCTTATCACGCGGACAAACTGTTTACAGTGGTTCGCCGTTGAATTTGCCCCAATTTTTTGCCGAATTTGGTCATCCAATTCCAGAAAATGAAAACAAAACAGAGTTTGCGCTTGATTTAATCCGTGAACTCGAAGGCTCACCAGATGGAACAAACAATTTAGTTGAATTCAACAGAGCATGGAAAAATACTAATCGGAAATCTGAAACAACGCCGGCGAGATATGATTTGTCATTAAAGGAAGTAATAAGTGCAAGCATTTCTAGAGGAAAATTAGTTCCTGGTGCAACGAATGATGCTGCTAATCCTACTGCTATGGTTCCTACTTTTGCAAATCCAATATGGACCGAAATGGCCGTGCTATCAAAGCGATCATTCACAAACTCATGGCGTATGTGGGAAATATTTGCAGTCCGTTTCGGTGCAGTAATGGTCACAGGTTTCATCCTCGCGACACTGTTCTGGCGACTTGACAATTCCCCTAGAGGCATACGGGAACGCATTGGGTTTTTCGCGTTTGCCATGTCAACAACTTACTACACCTGCGCAGAGGCGTTGCCCGTTTTCATTCACGAGAGGTTCATTTTCATGAGGGAAACAGCTTACAATGCTTATCGGAGATCGTCTTATTGCCTCTCTCATGCTTTGGTTTCGATACCAGCTTTGCTATTCCTCTCTATAGCATTCGCAGCCTTGACATTTTGGGCTGTTGGCCTAGACGGTGGAGCTTCGAGCTTTCTGTTCTACTTTTCTGTCATCTTGGCTTCGTTCTGGGCGGGTAATTCATTCGTCACATTCCTATCTGGGGTCATTCCTCATGTCATGATCGGATATGTAATCGTCGTAGCAATTTTTGCATATTACCTCCTTTTCAGCGGTTTCTTCCTCAACCGTGACAGGATCCCGTCTTACTGGATATGGTTTCATTACCTCTCGCTCGTGAAATACCCATATGAAGCAGTGATACTAAACGAATTCAAAGACCCTACGAAATGCTTCGTTCGTGGGATTCAGTTGTTCGATAACAGCCCACTCGGGGATGTTCCAATTTCATTGAAGGAGAAGTTGTTGGACAGTATAAGCAAAACGTTGAACGTAAGGATAACAAGTTCCACATGTGTAACGACTGGTGCAGATATattggttcagcaagggataACTCAACTGAACAAATGGAATTGCTTGTGGGTAACAATTGCATGGGGATTTTTCTTTAGGATTATGTTTTATTTCTGCTTGTTATTGGGAAGTAAAAACAAAAGAAGGTAATAATAAGCTAGAGataaatatcatataataatgtacTCTAAGATACTtttcaataacttttttttttcgtgtgtgtaatTCATTACAAGTTGGTTTTTGCCATTTGAAATTTAATACAACTTGCATAACTAaagttttttattaatattattcaaGCTAACTAGACTtacaataaaagttatatactaTTCATAACAAACAAGATGTGTTTTTTATACATGATGTTGGAATCAACTTATAGGTACATTACACAAAGATTAACACATAAACTTGTATGGTCGCATTTGTTTGAAACTAAGAGACATTGAAAAGAAACATTGATTTGTGCATGAAAACTTAAAGAGATACTTATAAGAACAATAATCTAACAAATATAACATGTGTTGGGTATTGAATGCTTTCCAAGTGCCCCTCTTgtaagtgggcaacttgcccccTTGGTATGTAATCATATTCTTGTGCCTATATATATGGGCAATGGAAGAACACAGAAAGATAGAAAATACACACACTACTTCCTCTTCCTTctcccctgaaggtgtaaaatcagttggctatgaatgagtttttgtgcgaaaacgaaatgagaaataaaattgcaagatacaaggcacgctttgttgcacaaggattctctcaaaaatCCGGGATCAACTATGatgaaacatattcacctgttatgggtggaataacatttcgatatctcatcaatCTAGTTGTACATAAAagtcttgaaatacatctaatggatgtagttacagtttacctttatggttcacttgataatgaaatttacatgaaaatcccagaaggattaaaattgcctaaaGCATGTAATAAGtttcgggagatgtactcaataaaactgcaaagatcattatatggtctaaaacaatcagggcgtatgtggtataatcgccttagtgagtacttaataaatgaacgctatataaatgatgtcatttgtccatgtgtttttattaagaaaacggaatcaaagtttgttatactcgccgtttatgttgatgacataaatctcattggaaccccttaAGAGGTCTAAAAGGCGATTgagtatctaaagaaagaatttgaggtgaaagaccttggaaagacaaaactttgtctaggtctgcaaattgaacatttagcagacgaggtctttgtccaccaatctgcctacactgagaaaatcttaaaaagattttacatggacaaaacacatccattaagtactccaatgattgttcgatcacttgaagtgaaaaatgatcaatttcgacctctagaagaggatgaagaacttcttggtcctgaagtaccatatcttagtgtaattggtgcacttatgtatcttgttaacgcaaccagacctgatataacatttttgttaatttgctggcaaggtatagctcatccccaacgcgaagacattggaacggtatcaagcatattttgcgatacctaaagggtactattgatatgggtttgttttatacgaacaaaggttgtgcagaccttattggttatgcagatgcaggttatttatcagacccacataaatctcgatctcaaacaggctatctatttacacacggaggaactgttatatcatggcgttctacaaaacagtctattgttgctacttcttcaaatcatgctgaaataatagcaattcatgaagcaagtagagaatgtgtgtggttg
This sequence is a window from Solanum dulcamara chromosome 10, daSolDulc1.2, whole genome shotgun sequence. Protein-coding genes within it:
- the LOC129870688 gene encoding ABC transporter G family member 6-like, producing MSRIVAQNVSPVRDCVPLYDRREMVEMSSPTFAQLLNNVTGDEAETPVHQVLTMDPPHLLPPQQSIPFILSFSNLTYSVRVRRKNIFPAMSGRRTDEAPVMRTKVLLNDISGEARHGELLAVLGASGSGKSTLIDALANRIAKESLKGEIKLNGEPLHSKLLKVISAYVMQDDLLYPMLTVEETLMFSAEFRLPRTLSKSKKKARVHALIDQLGLRNAAKTIIGDEGHRGVSGGERRRVSIGIDIIHDPIILFLDEPTSGLDSTSAYMVIKVLQRIAQSGSIVIMSIHQPSYRILGLLDRLIFLSRGQTVYSGSPLNLPQFFAEFGHPIPENENKTEFALDLIRELEGSPDGTNNLVEFNRAWKNTNRKSETTPARYDLSLKEVISASISRGKLVPGATNDAANPTAMVPTFANPIWTEMAVLSKRSFTNSWRMWEIFAVRFGAVMVTGFILATLFWRLDNSPRGIRERIGFFAFAMSTTYYTCAEALPVFIHERFIFMRETAYNAYRRSSYCLSHALVSIPALLFLSIAFAALTFWAVGLDGGASSFLFYFSVILASFWAGNSFVTFLSGVIPHVMIGYVIVVAIFAYYLLFSGFFLNRDRIPSYWIWFHYLSLVKYPYEAVILNEFKDPTKCFVRGIQLFDNSPLGDVPISLKEKLLDSISKTLNVRITSSTCVTTGADILVQQGITQLNKWNCLWVTIAWGFFFRIMFYFCLLLGSKNKRR